tcaatctcatatcttaaggtgagtgAAGGCATCCATGTCTATGGACTTTGGTGATCTAGTGACCACGAGaacttttcattttataaagtgattaaaaaaattatctgatGTTGTGAAtagttgaagaaaaaaaactagtggACGAAGTGTTTAGCAACGCAATGGATGTTTTAAGTGAAGAGGATCGGAAATTACCACAAGTAGAGAACGTTATACCTTTGTTGAGGCGCGGCATTGGCATACATCATGGAGGTCTACTGCCTATACTGAAGGAAACTATTGAAATATTATTCGGCTTAGGACTCATCAaggtaaatcaataaaaacgtaacacctctttttttatttcttatttaatttaatataagcaTTTCTATTATGCAAAGCAACTgagattgaaatttttgttcatGTATGTTTCaaaccttttatttttatttgtactgGTAACTTTTATATCTATGGGAAAGAACACAATACAGGATGATTTTGTTTTAACAGGCTTTATTTGCTACTGAAACATTTGCTATGGGATTGAACATGCCTGCGAGAACGGTAGTGTTTACCAACTGTCAAAAGTTTGACGGGAAGGAAGTTAGATTTGTGAgtatatattgttttaaattttattttcaataatcatgtatgtttatgattattattatgtatatgtgtatgtatatatatctaATAAATCTTTAATTTGTAGTATAAAAAAAGCCTTTTTAGATGGTGATGATTTGGATTTGGAGATTAGATGATGAAGATGAGtgatacatatgtatgtacatgtttCTATAATTCATGTGAAATCAAAATAAAGTAACAAGtttattgtgaaattttattataataactttattatttgatttattaatttattatttaaatataatatattttgaactCAATTCCTTTATGTCAAGCAGAACACACAGGTCATGTATGTCATGATGTGAAATGTGGAAGATGTTTTCATTCGATTATTTTGACGCCAAATTACTTCATACGTATAAAGTTgcatttaattgaatatttgaAAGTTTGCAAAGATCTCCGTTTGTATTAGCAAAGTGTGGCAGCTGACATATAGCTTCACCTATTGGTAATCATGTATTGTGTACTCAAATGCTTCCATGAAAATCTAACCTATGGTTTTTCTTATAATTGTTGTAGATATCGTCAGGTGAATATATTCAGATGTCTGGTCGCGCTGGTCGGAGAGGTCTCGACGACAAGGGTATCGTTATATTGATGATCGACGAGAAGGTTACGCCCACTGTTGTCAAAGGCATGGTGCAAGGGAAAGCTGACCCTATTAATTCTGCATTCCATCTCACTTATAATATGGTAAggtttgttatatttatttaaaaaaaaaactagtttttcTTACTTACTAAAAAAATCGTCTAGAAGATgttctgaattttttttataactatgtCTTCTAGTCTAGATTATATTTTTGAAGAAATGAATTGCAATGAGTTTGAAATTAGAAACTTAAATTGCCAATTCAATACAGTAGAATTAGCAATCTAAGTTGAGATTTTTACACAAATCATACAATATGTTAATTTACTTTAGggcatataaaataaattagaatgaACCCCTTGAATGTTTACAGGTTCTTAATCTACTGCGTGTAGAGGAAATCAATCCGGAATATATGCTGGAAAGAAGTTTCTTCCAGTTTCAGAATCAAGCAGCCATACCGGATCTGATAGACAGTGAGTCCTAACACAATAACAAAGttaaaatactaatataaaattgtgaCAGAAGTGTGTGTTCATTGATCTATCATATTGTTTCGAACTGGTGTTCAGAATAAACAAAGACGTTATAGTGGTGCTTACACATTTTTGTTTTACAGAGGTCAAAGCAAAACAGAAACAATACGACGCCCTGTCCGTTAACGAGGAGAACTCCGTAGCTTCATACTCCACCATCAGAACTCAGCTAGATTTGCTCGGGGACCAGTTTCGGTCGTTCATAACTAAGCCGGAGTACTTGAAGCCTTTTTTGCAACCGGGAAGACTTGTCAAGGTGTGCTTGTGTAAAAAACATCACTATTGTCCCActgtgcaattaaaaaaagctgtACAGTAacctgtaaataaataagtttaatataaaaataattccaaACTGTATAGGTGAAAACAGAGAAATACGAATACGACTGGGGCATCATAGTGAACTTCAGACATAAATCGAACAAAGGCAAGAAAGGACAAGAAGAGAATCCTTTGACGGCCGAGCCCGCCATTATTGTCGACATCCTACTGCACGTGAAGACGGCGACCGGCGGCGACGGCGAGACCAACGTGCCGTGTCCGCCCGGCGAGGTAAACAttaactacatttttttaagggattttatgacctggtaactaagacctttaagtcatgtcctattttattttatatttttatttttgtaaaaaataataatatggagtgaaacaaaatgagatgagatgatgtgggaagaaatataatctcagtaaagtggtggtcatttactgagattttttcagtggactttttggaggatcccgacaagttacgttcagcagctttgtttcattttcccacatttgtgcaatctcacagatattaaacagttaataaatcaccgttattacacatttaaacccgaagaaacactaactagacaaaataaaacaaatcacacaacttcacaatcgcgttcccgccaaaaagtccatattAACTACATAGGtactttaattttatgattACCTTCAAAAGTCAATAAATACAACTGGACGAAGCATTGTTACGAACAGTCTCATAAAATTATTAGATAAAATGTAGTATTTTgaagcaaaaataataaaatgatagtACAagcgatttattaatttttttgtatctgtgtctgtttgtttgttcgggAATATTGtagaaattattgaaaatatattctGTGTTATCCATATTATACAGTGCTGCCACCTAGTGTCTATATAGAGTTAAATTTTCTTATCATATTTCGAATAGTTCATGTATTTTCGCAAGTAGACGTACATATATTCATTTGGAGCAGAATATAAGCTTTTATTTGCGTTGATATAGAATTGAATCGTGCAAAAAAGCCATCGTCATTAAAGATttttggaatttaatttaaacccTTCGTCCCCTGTCTTGACTGTCTGTTACCTATATGCATTCCGGCTTGGAGTGCAGGAAGGTCATTATTAAAAGTGAATCCAGTCTGGAGTCTGAAGGGTGGACCCTTACGTCTCAATGGTAATACCACTTTAACATTGGTCGGCTGTGTAACAATATTTGAAtttatgtccaaataaaaaacacCACAATATGAAATGTCAAAATGATTATTTCAGTCTGGCGACGTACAAGTGGTTCCAGTCGTACACACACTAATATACCAGATCAGTTCTCTTCGGGTGTACTATCCTAAGGACTTGAGGCCTTCGGACAATCGGAAATCTGTATTGAAGACTATAGGCGAGGTGAAAAAGAGGTTCCCCGATGGTCCCCCGCTGTTGAATCCCATTAATGATATGAAAATTAATGACTCAGTGTTTAAACAATGCGTCGATAGAATCAAGTTATTGGAAGAAAGGTAAGATTCTCTAAATCAGCTTATATTGTGTGTACTTGTATACAGAAGAAAACTGATacaacttcatgtctcaagagtGACGTCATTCAACCCGTAATGTCTATGGTCTTTAATGCGCATTATACAAGGACCACAAGTTCTTCGACCGAATAAACTATCGGGTGCTTATTggtacatactggtggtaggatctcttgtgagtccgcacgggtcgttaccaccaccccgcccatttctgccgtgaagcagtaatgcgttttggtctgaagggtgggacagccgttgtaactatactgagaccttagaacttatatctcaaggtgggtggcgcatttacgttgtagatgtctatgggctccagttaccacttatacaggtgggctgtgagctcgtctacccttctaagcaatttttttttttattaaatgtaaactCTTTTCCAGACTATACTCACATCCGATCCATACAGACAAAAACAGAAGCGCCCTGACAGCTGCTTACGACAAGAAACAAGAGTTATATGAAGAGCTACAGAACGCTAAAGCGGAACTGAAGAAGGCGAAGAGCATACTGCAGATGGACGAGCTGAAGAAGAGAAAACGGGTGCTGAGGCGGCTCGGCTACTGCACCGCCGCCGACGTCATCGAGATGAAGGGACGCATCGCCTGCGAGCTCAGCAGGTGATGCGACTGTCTCTTATTTAACTTCTTGGGAAAGTTATTGTGGACGCCCATTTACACattgtggtaggcagcggcttggctctgcccctggcattgctgaagtccatgggcgacggtaaccactaaccatcaggtgggccgtatgctcgtctgcctacaagggcaataaaaaaaaacattgaattcaagtgtaaaatattcgactataattaattaatgacgCTTGTAGCTAAgtaaagtaagtattgtactttttgacgaaacatgttgctgataactctgtttctataatgtgacgaagcgtgttgcggataataatatgtttaaaaaagtgttatttcattattgcgaAAAATAAAGAGATTACATacagcattaaaaatatatacttattatatagagaattaattgaaattataagtttgaaaattaataagGTTCTGTGGTCAAAGACTATCAAAGACTATAaatgtacttctataatcacagatttcgccaagactacactatagacaaataatatttacgataaacaatattagtctattctcagtttgaccacagactttaaataataacaaaagtttgaagataaataaagagtatatgtgtcctgtatcaaatacatgatagtgtgtgtaatgttttttttatcgatttaatgtagtTTTGAGCCATAATTTAAAAAGAGTATTAACAAGGATATCTccgctccttctctatattctctataagtgtggaaaatttcatactccgtccgcgcaattttcgtaaaaagtgatacaaagtttttgcttcacttcaattcttcttttataaataattattagacTATATTTGGCATAAATATTAGTACTTATTAAAGATAAATTTAgcagtattttttaattgtctggATTTTTCTGGAAGTAGTTCATTAGTAATAGGTGTTCCTGCTAGTTCTATTCTCTTTCTATTCGATTTCTTATAATATCTTCTCCGTCTAAATCATTATCACTCGAGTTATTCAAatccattttttattataattgtacgTTATGACAAAAAATTAACCAATTCTTGATCAAACTTCCATTAACATAAAGATATAAACATGCAGTTTCTAGGTTACCCAGTAATAAAGAAAGGTACGCGCATGCGTACATTTGCAGTCTCACCGGGAGAGAATCGGGTACTTTTGTCCTGCGTGCTAGGGACTAAAAGCGAACTTTTCATATTGGGGGATGAATCGTATTCGATCGTATGTTGTCTCGTACAGTGCGGACGAACTGCTGCTAACGGAGTTGATATTCAACGGGGTGTTCAACGCGCTGTCTCCGGAGCAGAGCGCGGCGTTGATCAGCTGCTTCGTTTGCGACGAGAACTCCACGCAGGCCAGCGTCTCCGGCGAGGAGCTGCGCGGCGTGCTCAGGCAACTACAGGTACACCCTTCAGCACTGCATACAACAACTATAGCGAGGGTTGCATGGCTATTTGGTTAAAGGGACATTCCGCTTAATATGTACTTTCTgccgcgtaccatccggctatggaatgagctcccccctccacggtgtttcccgagcgctatgacatgtccttctttaaaagaggcttgtggaaagcGGCAGCGgatcggctctgcccctggcattactgaagtccatgggcgacggtaaccacttaataccaggtgggctgtgagctcgtccaacgcTTATAAgcagtaaataattaaatgaaaaaaatgatattagaatgaacaattcgatgtttttaattgaacttcaattatgtttaccacattcaaataactgaagaagtttttttgttttgatgtttttttcaaattttaacctttaaatagctctcttgtaaagttgcaaaaatgtcccttaaatagcctttcacctctcggtataataatacagtcaaaaccgtttactgcgacatcggttataataaccaagaacaaacgtcccggctgaatgccatatgaccgccttattaaaaatattgctttctacgacattggtaataacgacatacctcataaaacgaccacatttaactaatatttcggagaattagatctgttagaacgaccggcaaagctgtattgtaaacaatttgaataggcatccacatttgtcttcgatggcttttaaaatcaggaaagaaaacaataggatttagtttagtgtagggtcttttctaattcttagaaacaaaacacgtgcatgcggtagtcaaagcccgcttcttcatatctcttcagttagtttgttacttatctatacacaagacgcaccaaaactttgtggagttattcgtgaaactttcaaaatatcgcaaagaaaaagaaaacaaattaatattgaagaaaaatcgcgtattatgtaaatatatttttccaataattccctatcgatttgtttgtactttgcacgatacacattaagcatcaccggttgttacgactatcggtttttacgactgaatatgagcagtcccttcgatgtcgttataacagattttgactgtatgtatattatacatGTGTGTAGTAGTCgataatattgaattaaaaatcatGTTTCTGTAttgaatgttttaaatttaacaataacAGAGTCTACATTGCGTTCCTGTAGGAAGCTTTGTGACGTCACAGTACAATAAACAGAAGATAATTTCTAGTAAACttcgattttaaaaaaataacttatgcGAACAATTTGGAAAATATTCCTTGAAATCGATTGACTTTCAAACGTTTTCACGGTATTTTGatattgtaaaatgaaaaaaagtagcgtggaatatttatttgtaatatacctagtcaggtcataaattctgtcacatgtttaatgtaaaataattgaaacaagtttattcattatgtaaccattcatataccaaaatgaacttaacaaaacatagattcttatgacactaaagtttattcaaaatgacctccgtgattttgaatacaggccttcaatctgcgcggccagtcgtctatcgcagcacgaacgaggtccatgtcaatatcggcggctgccttaatcaaggatgtcttgagtgactccaaattgagatgaggctttgagcacgccttttcctccaagtgttgccatatcttgtaatctaacggattcaaatctggactggaggagggccagtcttcgtgccggatgaagtcgatttcacgcgccagTCTTGTGTggtcttcgctctatgagctggcgccgaatcttgttggaatacccagtgcctgttattgaacatggtatgagaaacaggttccacaaggttcgtcaggactgtattttgatacacaaatgcattcgtttttacacctttctcacaaaaatgtacctctgttaagccccaataagaaactcccaaccataccatgagcgaggatggaaaatgacctcgttggacacgcggaatacggttgctcgcttcttcactactgtgtgcgtacaccttatcattttgtttgttgtagctctcttctacggtaaaaattttttcatccgaaaaaagaatttcccgatatttttttcccgagtaccgcttcaacaaagcgcggcatctcttcagtctcaggtccattagacaagCATTCAaatgatgtcctgtttttcttcgatatgcccgaagccctaagtcttcatttaacacccttttcaccgtggttctgcttaacccc
The Bombyx mori chromosome 5, ASM3026992v2 DNA segment above includes these coding regions:
- the LOC101743187 gene encoding exosome RNA helicase MTR4 produces the protein MSDINSLFDCFDETPITEAAIQLPNVKNVEKPNLEELTAAGNKRAHDDIQYADTSVSKKPREEEEDSELITDINVDLLQSRIVIHTLETHEGCTHEVAIPPNQEYAPLLPLTTEPVKQYSFILDPFQKEAILCIDNLQSVLVSAHTSAGKTVVAEYAIALSLKNKQRVIYTTPIKALSNQKYREFSEEFHDVGLITGDVTINPSASCLIMTTEILRNMLYRGSEIMREVGWVVFDEIHYMRDKERGVVWEETLILLPDNVHYVFLSATIPNARQFAEWVCRLHSQPCHVIYTEYRPTPLQHYIFPAGGDGIHLVVDEKGIFKEDNFNTAMTVLNNAGEAAKGDQRGRRGGPRDKNQTNIFNIVKMIMERNFAPVIIFSFSKKDCELYALQMAKLDFNTIEEKKLVDEVFSNAMDVLSEEDRKLPQVENVIPLLRRGIGIHHGGLLPILKETIEILFGLGLIKALFATETFAMGLNMPARTVVFTNCQKFDGKEVRFISSGEYIQMSGRAGRRGLDDKGIVILMIDEKVTPTVVKGMVQGKADPINSAFHLTYNMVLNLLRVEEINPEYMLERSFFQFQNQAAIPDLIDKVKAKQKQYDALSVNEENSVASYSTIRTQLDLLGDQFRSFITKPEYLKPFLQPGRLVKVKTEKYEYDWGIIVNFRHKSNKGKKGQEENPLTAEPAIIVDILLHVKTATGGDGETNVPCPPGESGDVQVVPVVHTLIYQISSLRVYYPKDLRPSDNRKSVLKTIGEVKKRFPDGPPLLNPINDMKINDSVFKQCVDRIKLLEERLYSHPIHTDKNRSALTAAYDKKQELYEELQNAKAELKKAKSILQMDELKKRKRVLRRLGYCTAADVIEMKGRIACELSSADELLLTELIFNGVFNALSPEQSAALISCFVCDENSTQASVSGEELRGVLRQLQEYARRIAKVSIDSKMDLDEDTYVSKFKCTLMDVVLSWAKGASFLQICKMTDVFEGSIIRCMRRLEEVLRQLCQAAKNIGNTDLENKFSDAIKMLKRDIVFAASLYM